The stretch of DNA CGCCCGCCAGCACCGCCGCCGCTGCCCGGCTGCGCGGCCGCCGCGTCACGCAGGGCCACCCCACGCGCGTTCCGGCATCATGCGCCCGGCCGCGAGCATGTCCGCGATGCGCTCGCCCGCGTGCCCGTCCCCGTACAGGTCCCGGGCGTCGCCGCGCCCGGCCGCCAGGGCCTCTTCGACCGCGGACGCGAGCCCTTCGCGCGTCACCCCGCCGAGGAACGCCGCGCCGGCCGCCACGCCCTCGGGGCGCTCGGTCACTTCGCGCAGCACCACGAGCGGCGTGCCGAGCGAGGCCGCCTCCTCCTGGATGCCACCGGAGTCCGTGAGCACCACGTCGGCCGCCGACAGCAGCTCCACGAACGGGACGTACGTCATCGGCTGCAGCAGCCGGATGCGATCCGCGTGGCCGAGGGTCTCCCGTGCGCGCGCCTGAAGCGCGGGGTTCGGGTGCATCACGAAGTCGACGCGCAGGTCCGGTTCGGCGTCCGCGAGGTCCGCCACGCCGAGGCAGAGCTGCTCGAACTCCGTGCCCCAGCTCTCGCGCCGGTGGATCGTCACGAGCGCGCGGCGCTCACCCGGCCCGCGCGCGGCGTCGGACACCGCGTAGCGGCGCACGGCGTCCACGACCGTGTTCCCCACGACCACGATCGCCTCGGAGGGGACCGCCTCGGCGAGCAGCGCGTCGCGCGCGCCCGCGGTGGGCGCGAAGTGCATCGCGGCGATGCCGCCCACGAGCCGGCGGTTGGCCTCCTCGGGGAACGGGCGCGTCAGGTCGCCGGTGCGCAGGCCGGCTTCCACGTGCGCGACGGGCACCTTGCGGTAGAACGCCGCAAGCGCGCCGGCGAGCACGCTCGTGGTGTCGCCCTGGACGACCACGGCGTCGGGCCGCTCGGCCTCGATCCAGCCGTCGCAGCCGGAGACCGCGCGCGCGAGCAGGTCGCCGGGGTGCGGCGCCATGACCTCCAGGTCGTCGTGCACCGGCACGCCGAGCTCGGCGCACAGCTCGTGCGCGAAGCGTCCGTGCTGGCCGGTGAGCAGGACGCGGCACTCGACGTCCGGATGCCGCTCGGCGAGCGCCCACACCACCGGCGCGAGCTTGATGATCTCGGGACGGGTCCCCATGACGACGCCTACGCGCACGCTCGCCCTCCTCGCTCGCGGTCCCGGGCGCGTGCGCTCAGCGCTTGGGCAGCGCGCTCACGTACGCGT from Actinomycetota bacterium encodes:
- a CDS encoding UDP-N-acetylglucosamine 2-epimerase (non-hydrolyzing), yielding MRVGVVMGTRPEIIKLAPVVWALAERHPDVECRVLLTGQHGRFAHELCAELGVPVHDDLEVMAPHPGDLLARAVSGCDGWIEAERPDAVVVQGDTTSVLAGALAAFYRKVPVAHVEAGLRTGDLTRPFPEEANRRLVGGIAAMHFAPTAGARDALLAEAVPSEAIVVVGNTVVDAVRRYAVSDAARGPGERRALVTIHRRESWGTEFEQLCLGVADLADAEPDLRVDFVMHPNPALQARARETLGHADRIRLLQPMTYVPFVELLSAADVVLTDSGGIQEEAASLGTPLVVLREVTERPEGVAAGAAFLGGVTREGLASAVEEALAAGRGDARDLYGDGHAGERIADMLAAGRMMPERAWGGPA